One stretch of Plodia interpunctella isolate USDA-ARS_2022_Savannah chromosome 10, ilPloInte3.2, whole genome shotgun sequence DNA includes these proteins:
- the LOC128673156 gene encoding uncharacterized protein LOC128673156: MDRNNMRSSYINSGPRSLPHMGGSKRHNSNGHNGARLSPPVQSPPAPPQNNNNTNSQLDDLINYIYESWNKVTREIERGSEDAKYYQEVMAPRQLANFRPFNLEELWGRRFMQTINRNKHRS, from the exons ATGGACAGAAACAATATGAG ATCAAGTTACATAAACAGTGGACCTCGATCCCTTCCACACATGGGGGGCAGTAAACGCCATAACAGTAACGGACACAACGGAGCGAGGCTGAGTCCGCCCGTGCAGAGCCCCCCTGCGCCTCCACAGAACAACAACAACACTAACAGCCAACTTGATGATCTCATCAACTATATCTATGAATCCTGGAATAAG gtgACCAGAGAAATAGAACGAGGCAGTGAAGACGCAAAATACTACCAAGAAGTGATGGCTCCACGTCAGCTCGCAAACTTTAGACCGTTCAACCTCGAGGAGCTATGGGGGCGCCGCTTTATGCAGACTATAAACAGAAACAAGCATCGGTCTTAG
- the Hpr1 gene encoding THO complex subunit 1 gives MTERNGFEELRAKYKDVLSKAFATNNIDLLDSFSKNTNETDRKAAMDQAFRDKLLDLLIEEPDTLESYVCFCIESCRRHMVTPTMPVVLLGDIFDALTLNKCEKMFTYVENGVNIWKEDLFFIACKNNLLRMCNDLLRRLSRSQNTVFCGRILLFLAKFFPFSERSGLNIVSEFNLENITEFGGDSSSTLKDSLDEDMVVEDEKSKLSIDYNLYCRFWSLQDFFRNPNTCYNKIQWKTFVAHSGSVLSAFSSYKLEAVELQTSKMNRLKPMTDVEMQETKEQHYFAKFLTNQKLLELQLSDSNFRRCVLIQFLILFQYLSSTVKFKMESQELKQDQAEWVKETTSLVYKLLGETPPNGKKFAECVKHILKREEHWNNWKNDGCPEFQKPKPPVQSDSDDIRRPSKRRRPVGDIIKEYEGQNKHYMGNNELTKLWNLCPDNLTACRTKERDFMPSLESYMVTGAEPGAGAGSGRRTACGGWGWRALRLLARRSPHFFVHTNNPIGRLPDYLDDMVERVAREVAANAAAANTNGDAGNDKADKQEAAEEEITEEQIEADLIKEGDTADIEQVPDSTHGGEEDYDKSTRSRVTMITPTQLEAVSTKLADWKKLAVKLGYKPDEIQYFDSENATDPARAKNMLQLWFDDDEDASVENLLYIMEGLEFTEACEALKNAK, from the exons ATGACTGAAAGAAATGGATTTGAGGAACTCCGAGCAAAATACAAG GACGTTTTATCTAAAGCATTTGCAACCAACAATATTGATTTGCTGGATTCcttttcaaaaaatacaaatgagaCTGACAGGAAAGCGGCAATGGACCAAGCTTTCAGAGACAAGCTTCTGGACTTGTTGATTGAGGAACCTGATACCCTTGAGTCTTACGTCTGTTTCTGCATAGAATCATGTAGACGACACATGGTAACTCCTACCATGCCAGTTGTACTTTTAGGCGATATATTTGATGCCCTTACATTAAACAAATGCGAAAAAATGTTCACATATGTAGAAAATGGTGTGAACATCTGGAAAgaggatttattttttattgcatgcAAAAACAATTTACTCCGGATGTGCAATGATCTTTTGCGGCGTTTATCGAGGTCTCAAAACACAGTATTTTGTGGCAGGATACTTTTGTTTCTTGCGAAATTCTTTCCATTCTCTGAACGGTCAGGTCTTAATATTGTATCAGAGTTTAACCTTGAGAACATAACAGAATTCGGTGGAGACAGTTCTAGTACACTAAAAGATTCGCTGGATGAAGATATGGTGGTGGAAGATGAGAAAAGCAAGCTGAGTATTGACTATAACCTGTACTGCAGATTTTGGAGCCTCCAAGATTTCTTTAGGAATCCAAATACATGTTATAACAAGATTCAGTGGAAGACATTTGTTGCA CATTCCGGCAGTGTGCTATCAGCATTTTCCTCATACAAACTGGAAGCTGTTGAACTACAGACGTCTAAAATGAACAGACTTAAGCCAATGACTGATGTGGAGATGCAAGAAACCAAAGAGCAGCATTACTTTGCAAAGTTCCTCACCAATCAGAAGCTTCTAGAGCTTCAGCTCTCAGATTCAAACTTCCGGAGATGTGTATTGATACAGTTTTTGATTCTGTTTCAGTATTTGTCATCAACTgttaagtttaaaat GGAATCTCAGGAACTTAAACAAGACCAAGCAGAATGGGTGAAAGAGACAACTAGTCTTGTCTACAAACTGCTTGGTGAGACTCCACCGAATGGCAAGAAGTTTGCAGAGTGCGTCAAGCATATATTGAAGAGGGAGGAGCATTGGAATAACTGGAAGAATGATGGTTGTCCAG AATTCCAAAAGCCGAAGCCGCCAGTGCAGTCGGACTCGGACGACATCAGGCGCCCGAGCAAGCGGCGGCGGCCGGTCGGTGACATCATCAAGGAGTATGAGGGCCAAAACAAACACTACATGGGCAA TAACGAGCTAACAAAATTATGGAATTTGTGCCCAGACAACTTGACTGCATGTCGCACAAAGGAAAGAGATTTTATGCCATCATTAG AGTCGTACATGGTGACGGGGGCGGAGcccggcgcgggcgcgggctcGGGCAGGCGCACGGCGTGCGGGGGCTGGGGCTGGCGCGCGCTGCGGCTGCTGGCGCGACGCTCGCCGCACTTCTTCGTCCACACCAACAACCCTATTGGAAGGCTGCCGGATTATCTCGACGATATG GTGGAACGCGTAGCCCGCGAGGTGGCGGCCAACGCAGCGGCGGCCAACACCAACGGCGACGCCGGCAACGATAAGGCTGATAAACAG GAGGCAGCCGAAGAAGAAATCACAGAGGAGCAAATTGAAGCTGATTTGATAAAGGAGGGAGATACGGCTGATATTGAACAg GTCCCAGATTCCACCCACGGAGGCGAAGAGGACTACGACAAATCCACCCGATCCCGAGTCACCATGATAACACCCACCCAACTCGAAGCGGTGTCCACCAAACTTGCGGACTGGAAGAAATTAGCTGTAAAACTTGGATACAAACCTGATGAAATACAGTACTTTGATAGTGAAAACGCAACAGATCCGGCAAGGGCGAAAAATATGCTGCAATTGTGGTTCGACGATGATGAAGACGCCTCTGTGGAGAACTTACTCTATATCATGGAAGGGTTAGAGTTCACCGAGGCATGCGAAGCATTAAAAAACGCTAAATGA